The Lysobacter panacisoli genome includes a window with the following:
- a CDS encoding fimbrial protein, translated as MKKTLLSAVLASTFVAAIAPAAAFASDGTITFTGNIVANTCTIKNIGGDDPNAKDFTVLLPNVQNTGLSTANVKAGATNFSLVLGGPGQTGCVDNKTAYVYWEPSSPQINPTTGGLKNTGTATNVEVVLMNRATGAEINLNQSTGPANPTAVITGNTAQLDFQAAYKAIGGAATAGTVNTNVTYTVAYN; from the coding sequence ATGAAGAAGACTCTCCTCTCCGCTGTCCTGGCCTCCACCTTTGTCGCTGCCATCGCGCCGGCAGCCGCTTTCGCGTCGGACGGCACCATCACCTTTACCGGCAACATCGTCGCCAACACCTGCACCATCAAGAACATTGGCGGAGACGACCCGAACGCCAAGGACTTCACGGTTCTTCTGCCGAATGTCCAGAACACGGGGCTGTCCACTGCCAACGTCAAGGCTGGCGCCACGAACTTCTCGCTCGTCCTTGGAGGTCCTGGCCAGACCGGTTGCGTGGATAACAAGACCGCCTACGTCTATTGGGAGCCGAGCAGTCCGCAGATCAATCCGACCACCGGCGGTCTGAAGAACACGGGCACCGCGACGAACGTCGAAGTAGTGCTGATGAACAGGGCTACCGGCGCCGAGATCAATCTGAACCAGAGCACGGGCCCTGCCAATCCGACCGCCGTGATCACGGGCAACACCGCCCAGCTGGATTTCCAGGCCGCTTACAAGGCGATCGGCGGTGCGGCTACGGCAGGCACGGTCAACACCAACGTCACTTATACGGTGGCCTACAACTGA